CACAAGGCTCGACTCATCTGTCTAGCGTCTAGCTTATAATGTTACAAATAGTTCCAATCGAAGGCGAGACAGAAAAAATGCAACtatttctgtcaagaaattctcaatGACAGCCTGGAACTAGAAAGCTTCAGACAGTATTGTTCCACGCCTCGGAAAGCATGTTAAGCAGTTTGTCCAACGTCtgatttatcttaatatttccTAAGTTGTTAATCTAAGTGCTGTATTATTTGATTAAgactgttttttattatttattagaagtaGACTAGTATATAGTATTTAGTTTAAGTAAGAAAAATACGTGTCGtatcgtattaatatataattgtatatccaTTGTACTAGTAATGAACTACTTTATTGTTACTTCTGAACACTAGGCATTATGTCAAATCTTTAACATTTCTACATTGCGATGGCGAGGTTCGGTATTTGTTTAGTATATATAGTGCATCGGAAAATCTCATAATCAGTTTGGTTATAAGAGGCATCTCATTGTTTTAGTGTCGTGCGGCATCCTTAGGGTCTAGTCAGCTAATTGTTCAACCAAATGACTTTGTCTGTGCCTAATACCTAAAAGCGAGTAgtggttttttgtttttttttgaacgcgctaatctcagtaTTAAAAAACCCAAATATTTTAGCTATAAATATGTAGTTATTAGAAACGGGGGCGAAGCAGTTATGTTGAACATGGTTGAAGTCGCGTGGAGCAGcaagttgtaaatatatatataaattaattatctacaCGATCAGATAGTATATATCAATCATAttcattaattgaaaataattttaaaagtatttttctttttatttagttGTGGCCAACTACACGGGGTCAACGCTCTTCCTAAGAGGTCTCAAGCGGACTGATATGGGCACGTATTGGTGTATCGCTGCGAACGGAATCCCTCCGACCAAGACCCGCCGCTACGAGGTATCTGTATATTGTAAGTATCAGAGTTATTCGTAACAGTACtttttatgtgaaaattatttatattattgatgattGTTATTCCTAGAATTATTTGGTGGACGtggatttcaaattaaattgaacaattGTTTTCAGTCaaattaattgtgtaaatagatggaataatttaacttgtattttatttaacacaaatattatagtttagttGTTAACACGATGAAACGTATTCGTTGTAGGGGCGGTAAACGTATTCTTGATTAGACCTGGAGTGCCCCGGGGCTTTAGTCCCGGATGTATTCCCCTAAATCCGGCTCTGAGAAAGAACGACCATATCTATAGcactttttgtaataaaatggcaaaaaaataatgtaaagaaatattatatctaacGACTTAACAGAAACGCGGTGTAAAATTTATTACCCAAAtcttagaaaattttatttttaattctttgtcACGAAAATAGTGTTTCACATTTGTATTTACGTCCCTTCTCTtagatatttttcatataattcaaGCTAATCGTAAAATTTAAACTCgttagatttattttcaattttaaagacAACAGTTTATACGTTACtgcaataaacattataatgtatGAACTAAAGTAAACTTCAAAAATTTGGCTAAAGGTTGAATTTGCAGtagtattttacttatattttttatctgttcgcATTTAGTCGAGCCAATAGTTCGCGTTGCAAGTCTGGTTGTGTGGCGTGCTGCGGACATGCAAGTCACTCTGCAATGCTATGTGGAGGCTTCATCGAAGTCACTCACTATGTGGCAACGAGGGAAATCGCAAACGGGTTATTGTCTAAGTTCCGCTCCATACATTAATGAACCTTAAGCTATTATATATAGCTTGTCTTACATGTCTTTGTATTTCAATGCTTGGCGttaatcatttataaagtaaagGATGATTGACTACGCTTAATAATTTCTACATGAAAAAATTGGAAAATGATGTTAAAAGTGTGTTATATTTCTTTCATAGGTGCAAAGTTGCTGAATAGCTCGAAGTACATTATATCGGCGGATTTTCTGAACGAGTACGCGATGCGCATGAATTTGACGATAAACCGCCTCAAGAAAAATGACTTCGGAGAGTATACTTGCTCCGCGTCAAATGCATACGGAAAAGCTAATGCTACCATTATACTAAAAGGTTTGTtgaaatttctttattattttatcgttttatataaaattattatccaatatttaacttatatatataactaaataaaagagtaaaacctttttagaaAAATCTAATTCAACGATTCCGTTTTCCTTCTCAACAGAAACGCCACAGAAGACGACCACAACaacaacgacgacgacgacgacaacGACCACGACAACAACTACAGAGCGCACGACAACAGCATTGGTGACAACAACGCGCCCACCGAAACGTCATTTCAAGAAGCAACAGGAATGGAACCAGAATACTATCGACATAGAATCTTCATACGGAGTCAACAACGCGTACAATTCGTACAATGTGAATGCATACGGACCGGCAAATAGTACCCATAATGAATACGCCCAACGAACCGAGAGACAGAAAGTGCGGCCGTCCGGTCCGCCTCGACATTACGTCGCTTACAACAGAGGCACGTACTGTTACACGCCTGTTGTTATCATTATCGTAACTTTATTGATTGCGTAAacgagaatttattttttatatatttcttttcgtATTAGGTGATAAAAACATGGCTGTTGAAATTTTAGAATGTAACGTAAAGGGAGTTGTTGTAAGCGATTTAGTTACTTCCCAGTGTTGACattgttatgtaaatgaaaTCAGTCGTTTATGATAAGTAGTAAATATCAGCTTTAAATTAAGTGtaaattttgacattaaatagAAAGGTTACATAATCAAAAATTTAGgtaatgaaattttatgaacataatttgataaaatatcaaaattgtcaTATCAATAAGATACGATCAATATGTGTATCAATCttcaaagaatatttaaattgagcTGATTATCAAATATCTGAATCATgtaatattttggaataaatatgtaaaaaataaattcatgagaGATGATTAAGGTATAACGCCTTACGTACTAAGGTTAcactaaattttattcatataaatagttcat
Above is a genomic segment from Vanessa tameamea isolate UH-Manoa-2023 chromosome 12, ilVanTame1 primary haplotype, whole genome shotgun sequence containing:
- the LOC113393044 gene encoding lachesin-like, producing MAVDIMTTEARRRPRVAMETGGLPLVYTFALLTIVAGQMQGSGYSEVEPEFLSPLENITVAQGWDVHFTCTVNHLGAYKVAWIKSDTKTILAIHTHMVTLNPRLSVTHNGHNTWKLYISNVEPKDSGTYMCQINTDPMKSQTGHLSVVIPPDIADDDRSEAGAPEGGSVELRCTATGVPEPTASWKRTEGRNIVFRDDNGKEIKVVANYTGSTLFLRGLKRTDMGTYWCIAANGIPPTKTRRYEVSVYFEPIVRVASLVVWRAADMQVTLQCYVEASSKSLTMWQRGKSQTGAKLLNSSKYIISADFLNEYAMRMNLTINRLKKNDFGEYTCSASNAYGKANATIILKETPQKTTTTTTTTTTTTTTTTTTERTTTALVTTTRPPKRHFKKQQEWNQNTIDIESSYGVNNAYNSYNVNAYGPANSTHNEYAQRTERQKVRPSGPPRHYVAYNRGTYCYTPVVIIIVTLLIA